The following proteins are co-located in the Peromyscus maniculatus bairdii isolate BWxNUB_F1_BW_parent chromosome 23, HU_Pman_BW_mat_3.1, whole genome shotgun sequence genome:
- the Hcar1 gene encoding hydroxycarboxylic acid receptor 1, protein MDNGSCCLIEGDPISQVMPPLLILAFVLGALGNGIALCGFCIHVKAWKPSTIYLFNLAVADFLLMISLPLRTDYYLRHRHWIFGDIPCRLVLFMLAMNRAGSIVFLTVVAADRYFKVVHPHHTMNAISSRTAAAAACVLWTLVILGTVYLLMESHLCAQETGSSCESFIMESANGWHDIMFQLEFFLPLAIILFCSFQVVWSLRQRQQLAGQARIKRATRFITVVAVVFITCYLPSVLARLYFLWTVPSSACDPSVHTALHVTLSFTYLNSMLDPLVYYFSSPSYSKFYTKLTICGLRPKRPGRSKTQRPEEMPISTLCRKCSIDGANSSLKAIRQTVGSPSVFNGTKTNSPRARQKDGQLGS, encoded by the exons ATGGACAACGGGTCATGCTGTCTCATCGAGGGGGaccccatctcccaggtgatgcCGCCGCTACTCATCCTGGCCTTCGTGCTTGGTGCCCTGGGCAACGGGATAGCGCTGTGTGGTTTCTGCATTCACGTGAAGGCCTGGAAGCCAAGTACTATTTACCTTTTCAACTTGGCTGTGGCTGATTTTCTCCTCATGATCAGCCTGCCCTTACGGACAGACTATtacctcagacacagacactggatTTTTGGGGATATTCCCTGTCGCCTGGTCCTCTTCATGCTGGCCATGAATAGGGCCGGGAGCATTGTCTTCCTCACGGTGGTGGCTGCCGACAGGTATTTCAAAGTGGTCCACCCCCACCATACGATGAACGCCATATCCAGTCGGACAGCGGCCGCCGCCGCCTGCGTGCTCTGGACTTTGGTCATCCTGGGGACTGTGTATCTTCTCATGGAGAGTCACCTGTGTGCGCAGGAGACGGGGTCATCTTGTGAGAGCTTCATCATGGAGTCCGCCAACGGGTGGCATGACATCATGTTCCAGCTGGAGTTCTTCCTGCCGCTAGCCATCATCTTGTTTTGCTCCTTCCAAGTCGtctggagcctgaggcagaggcagcagctggCCGGACAGGCTCGAATAAAGAGGGCCACCCGGTTCATCACGGTGGTGGCTGTTGTGTTCATCACGTGTTACCTGCCCAGCGTGTTGGCCAGGCTCTACTTCCTCTGGACGGTGCCCTCCAGCGCCTGTGACCCCTCTGTCCACACAGCCCTCCACGTCACCCTCAGCTTCACCTACCTGAACAGCATGCTGGATCCTCTCGTCTATTATTTCTCAAGCCCCTCCTACTCCAAATTCTATACCAAGCTCACAATCTGCGGTCTGAGACCCAAACGCCCAGGGCGCTcgaagacacagaggccagaagagatgcCAATTTCCACCCTCTGTCGTAAGTGTTCCATCGATGGGGCAAACAGCTCCCTAAAGGCCATCAGACAGACAGTGGGATCTCCAAGTGTGTTCAACGGCACTAAGACAAACAGCCCAAGAGCCAGGCAGAAGGATGGGCAACT AGGAAGCTGA